One Picrophilus oshimae DSM 9789 genomic region harbors:
- a CDS encoding class I SAM-dependent methyltransferase, with amino-acid sequence MLAHAIKVEKHDIKTLKRIERSGIVNRDLVYDHDEDYIYVPVIKNIDGSISHDFKEKNSIKTMLKNEMERNGIKNYPEKWVRIGSSIIIKNTRHEKIIGSILAEILNVSSVYMETGRIHGDLRKPSLKLIYGSGGETLHLENGVKYLLDPEKVMFSPGNINERSNIYEDLNGKVFMDMFAGIGYFSIPALKYKRPSGAILCDINPEAIKFLKRNIEINNIKTRVEIFNCDSRLISSKIKADYIMMGNFKSIEFLPHALSHIKNNGKISMHYLTDKNYIKNSYEPIIKKARSYGYNLTLYDYHRVKSVSPFFYHVNARFNISKI; translated from the coding sequence ATGCTTGCCCATGCTATAAAGGTCGAAAAACATGATATAAAGACGCTTAAGAGAATAGAGAGATCAGGCATTGTAAACAGGGATCTGGTTTATGATCACGATGAAGATTACATCTATGTTCCAGTTATAAAAAATATAGATGGTTCAATAAGTCATGATTTCAAGGAGAAGAACAGCATAAAAACCATGTTAAAAAATGAGATGGAACGAAATGGAATAAAGAATTATCCTGAAAAATGGGTGAGAATAGGCTCATCAATAATAATAAAAAATACCAGGCATGAGAAAATTATTGGAAGCATACTTGCAGAAATACTTAATGTTTCCTCAGTTTACATGGAAACAGGCAGGATCCATGGCGATCTTAGAAAACCATCGTTAAAGTTGATATATGGCAGTGGTGGTGAGACATTACATCTTGAAAATGGCGTTAAATATCTATTAGATCCTGAGAAGGTGATGTTCTCACCTGGAAATATAAATGAAAGATCAAATATATACGAAGACCTGAATGGCAAGGTTTTTATGGATATGTTTGCCGGCATAGGATATTTTTCCATTCCAGCATTAAAATATAAAAGGCCTTCAGGCGCAATACTATGCGATATAAATCCTGAGGCCATAAAATTTTTAAAGAGAAATATTGAAATTAACAATATAAAAACCAGAGTAGAGATATTCAACTGCGATTCCAGGTTAATATCATCGAAAATAAAGGCAGATTATATAATGATGGGTAATTTTAAATCAATAGAATTTCTTCCGCATGCGCTATCTCATATAAAAAACAATGGTAAAATATCAATGCATTACCTAACAGATAAGAATTATATTAAAAATTCGTATGAACCAATAATTAAAAAGGCAAGAAGTTATGGATATAATCTCACTTTGTATGATTATCACAGGGTAAAATCTGTATCCCCATTTTTTTATCACGTTAACGCAAGGTTTAATATATCAAAGATATAA
- a CDS encoding ABC transporter permease: MAEESYRKKRLKFRIAQFKKQWNIFYKSVYGRVGFYILVGFIVITVLSPLIIQHSDPVTYIAPPEDFYVASNQLTSHLSFNPEVSGSLMKLTATSSTPEGSYLVFGAGHTGTSYALYGLSVNNGREYKLFNISSAPLGLRAFTVGDYNKYAIAGVLSLNTYLLVYTNNDVYIAKINWSGSSYGSGTPSASVSTIHEKNIIYSTTSAMSYHESYSGIPNFNEICNPAYIFTVNNNGTYHLNEYTLTGSMVWSKPINNLNNPHFIYYGSLLGNSNAYNDGGIIISSGNRIMFYSVNGTEIYNKTVPVNVSGMYIPLAYNEGLNKYNSLFFYGNNSVYSLNLVNFTLGSVFKGNSKITGVSSTAGESGFPSTFVVTTSKNIYLLSGPGRIQRTVASPFYISGIVPDYGSSTFLLYDNSTGDFVYMEYLSSKDPFGWGLDLKEKISNPEFLLNSKTAGESIAFVSSSNFYLYSTAGKDINPLPPTFHTLSGNSFPLGTNSEGNDVWSLFIGSFPIDLEVGFVVGIAILIIAAIISMFIGYFSGMVSAVIETITLAIYLIPGLPFLIVMAKILGPSIPNIILILTFLGWEFATFTLIGVVRGIKSRTFVDAAKVSGASTMQILRRHMFPNMGPLLVYITAINIGGAVGSVSTLEILGLAPLTVPTWGGMLSGFYSDFFDLAIAPWWFIPPIVAITLFIMAFIFIARGLDEVVNPRVGGRR; this comes from the coding sequence ATGGCCGAGGAAAGTTACAGAAAAAAGAGGTTAAAGTTCAGGATTGCGCAGTTTAAAAAACAGTGGAATATTTTTTATAAATCTGTATACGGCAGGGTTGGATTTTATATACTTGTTGGATTCATAGTTATAACTGTACTATCTCCATTGATAATACAGCATAGCGACCCTGTTACATACATAGCTCCTCCTGAGGATTTTTATGTTGCGTCAAATCAGTTAACATCGCATCTCTCTTTTAATCCGGAGGTATCAGGCTCATTGATGAAATTAACAGCAACATCATCAACACCAGAGGGCAGCTATCTGGTTTTTGGTGCTGGCCATACCGGAACATCGTATGCTCTATACGGCCTCTCGGTTAACAATGGCAGGGAATACAAACTTTTTAACATCTCATCGGCGCCGCTGGGCCTAAGGGCATTCACCGTTGGGGATTATAATAAATATGCAATAGCCGGTGTTCTATCATTAAATACATATTTACTTGTTTATACAAACAATGATGTTTACATAGCAAAGATAAACTGGTCAGGATCAAGCTACGGCTCAGGAACACCAAGCGCATCGGTTTCAACAATACACGAAAAGAATATAATATACTCAACAACAAGCGCAATGTCATATCACGAGAGCTATTCAGGAATTCCAAATTTCAATGAAATATGCAATCCTGCATATATATTTACAGTAAACAATAATGGAACATATCATTTAAATGAGTACACGCTAACAGGTTCAATGGTATGGTCAAAACCAATTAATAACCTAAATAATCCACATTTCATATACTATGGCTCACTTCTTGGCAATTCAAATGCATACAATGATGGTGGTATTATAATATCATCAGGTAACAGAATCATGTTTTACAGTGTTAACGGCACGGAAATCTATAATAAAACAGTTCCTGTTAATGTTTCAGGAATGTACATCCCTTTAGCCTACAATGAAGGCCTTAATAAATATAATTCATTATTCTTCTATGGCAATAACAGCGTTTACTCATTAAATCTTGTGAATTTCACATTAGGCAGTGTATTTAAGGGCAATTCTAAAATCACGGGAGTTTCATCAACGGCCGGAGAATCAGGATTTCCATCGACCTTTGTGGTCACAACATCAAAGAACATATATCTTCTATCAGGTCCTGGAAGAATTCAAAGAACCGTGGCATCACCATTTTATATAAGTGGAATAGTTCCTGATTATGGTTCAAGCACATTTCTATTATATGATAACTCAACCGGTGACTTTGTTTACATGGAGTATTTATCAAGCAAGGATCCATTTGGCTGGGGCCTTGATCTAAAGGAAAAGATATCCAATCCTGAGTTCCTGCTTAATTCAAAGACAGCAGGTGAATCAATAGCCTTTGTATCATCATCGAATTTCTATTTATATTCAACTGCAGGTAAGGATATAAATCCATTACCGCCAACATTTCATACTTTATCAGGCAATTCATTCCCGCTGGGAACAAACTCAGAGGGCAATGATGTCTGGTCATTATTCATCGGAAGCTTTCCAATAGATCTTGAGGTTGGCTTCGTTGTTGGCATAGCAATATTAATAATAGCCGCAATAATATCAATGTTTATAGGCTATTTCTCAGGAATGGTGAGTGCGGTCATAGAAACAATAACACTTGCAATATACCTTATACCAGGGCTGCCATTTCTTATAGTAATGGCAAAGATTCTTGGCCCAAGCATTCCAAACATTATATTAATACTTACATTCCTTGGATGGGAATTTGCAACTTTTACATTGATAGGTGTTGTCCGTGGTATAAAATCAAGGACGTTTGTTGATGCAGCAAAGGTTTCAGGTGCAAGCACAATGCAGATATTAAGAAGGCATATGTTTCCCAACATGGGTCCGCTGCTCGTTTATATAACAGCAATAAACATCGGCGGTGCTGTTGGCTCAGTTTCAACACTGGAGATCCTTGGACTTGCACCTTTAACGGTTCCAACATGGGGTGGAATGCTAAGCGGTTTCTACTCAGATTTCTTTGATCTTGCCATAGCGCCATGGTGGTTTATACCACCAATAGTTGCAATTACGCTTTTTATAATGGCATTTATATTTATAGCCAGGGGTCTTGATGAGGTTGTTAATCCCAGGGTCGGTGGTAGAAGATGA
- a CDS encoding ABC transporter permease has product MNTYLIIRKIIQDISLVLFVLVVLYVLFRAIGNPALILLHGLKHPSPGELKIIEAELGPLAGPINFHDFLIYLGDMLTFHFGKSVYSQESVALEVESALPYTLLLFGIAAVISFIIGIPAGIATSFLRGKKSETGLITTATILNSIPFFVLAILVFVYFAGYYHIFPLRAVFPITDITHPTLAGLSNAFYHLVMPITVLAVIEIMGHLLTTRAAMVSVLGEDFITTARAKGVKEGDIMFHHAARNAMVPISTRMALEFAFLMSGAVIVEVIFTLPGMGTLLYDAAIKDNITVAQGALFVITLVVILAYSLVDFIHAWIDPRIKV; this is encoded by the coding sequence ATGAATACGTACCTTATCATAAGGAAGATAATACAGGATATATCATTAGTTCTGTTCGTCCTGGTGGTTCTTTACGTGCTATTCAGGGCCATTGGTAACCCTGCATTAATACTTCTGCATGGATTAAAGCATCCATCACCAGGTGAGTTAAAAATTATTGAGGCGGAGTTAGGTCCACTGGCCGGTCCTATCAATTTCCATGATTTTTTGATATATCTTGGCGATATGTTAACATTTCACTTTGGCAAATCTGTTTACAGCCAGGAATCAGTTGCACTTGAGGTTGAATCTGCACTTCCATACACATTATTACTGTTCGGTATAGCAGCAGTTATATCATTTATCATAGGCATACCTGCCGGCATAGCAACATCCTTCTTAAGGGGCAAAAAATCAGAGACGGGCCTAATAACAACAGCAACGATCCTTAACTCAATACCGTTCTTTGTTCTTGCAATACTGGTCTTTGTTTACTTTGCAGGTTATTATCACATCTTTCCATTAAGGGCGGTTTTCCCGATAACAGATATAACGCATCCAACACTTGCAGGTCTTAGCAATGCCTTTTATCATCTTGTTATGCCTATTACCGTGCTTGCGGTAATAGAGATCATGGGCCATTTATTAACGACAAGGGCTGCCATGGTTTCTGTTCTTGGAGAGGATTTCATAACAACGGCCCGCGCCAAGGGCGTCAAGGAAGGAGATATAATGTTCCATCATGCTGCAAGAAATGCCATGGTACCAATATCAACCAGAATGGCCCTTGAATTTGCGTTTCTTATGAGCGGTGCAGTCATAGTTGAGGTTATATTTACGCTGCCTGGGATGGGCACATTGCTCTATGATGCGGCAATAAAGGATAATATAACCGTGGCCCAGGGAGCATTATTTGTTATAACATTAGTTGTTATACTTGCCTACTCTCTTGTTGATTTTATACATGCATGGATAGATCCAAGAATAAAGGTGTAA